The following proteins are encoded in a genomic region of Ammospiza caudacuta isolate bAmmCau1 chromosome 3, bAmmCau1.pri, whole genome shotgun sequence:
- the WASF1 gene encoding actin-binding protein WASF1 isoform X2: protein MPLVKRNIDPRHLCHTALPRGIKNELECVTNISLANIIRQLSSLSKYAEDIFGELFNEAHSFSFRVNSLQERVDRLSVSVTQLDPKEEELSLQDITMRKAFRSSTIQDQQLFDRKTLPIPLQETYDICEQPPPLNILTPYRDDGKEGLKFYTNPSYFFDLWKEKMLQDTEDKRKEKRKQKKNLDRPHEPEKVPRAPHDRRREWQKLAQGPELAEDDANLLHKHIEVANGPASHFESRSQAYVDHIDGSYSLSALPYSQMSELLSRAEERVLVRPHEPPPPPPMHGTAEAKPVPPCVSSTPGLVENRPQSPATGRTPVFVSPTPPPPPPPPLPSALSTSSLRAAMTSTPPPPVPPPPPPPTAALQAPAVPPPPAPLQIAPGVLHPAPPPVAPPLAQPSPPVTRAAQVCEALPVHPVPPQAEVQGLPPPPPPPPLPPPGIRPSSPVTVANLSHPPPVLHPPATTIVPGPHAPIMPPSPPSQVIPAPEPKRHPSTLPVISDARSVLLEAIRKGIQLRKVEEQREQEAKHERIENDVATILSRRIAVEYSDSEDDSEFDEVDWLE, encoded by the exons GTAAATATGCTGAAGATATATTTGGTGAACTTTTCAATGAAGCACACAGTTTCTCATTTAGAGTCAACTCCTTACAGGAACGTGTAGATCGCTTGTCTGTCAGTGTTACACAACTTGATCCAAAGGAAGAGGAAT tgtcactgcaggacatTACCATGAGAAAAGCTTTCCGGAGCTCCACGATTCAAGACCAGCAGCTGTTTGACCGCAAAACTCTGCCAATTCCTTTGCAAGAAACTTATGACATTTGTGAGCAGCCTCCTCCGCTTAACATTCTCACCCCTTACAG GGATGATGGAAAAGAAGGTTTGAAGTTCTATACCAATCCTTCATATTTCTTTGAtctgtggaaggaaaaaatgttgcAGGACACAGaggacaaaagaaaagaaaagaggaagcaGAAG AAAAATCTAGATCGCCCTCACGAACCAGAGAAAGTGCCAAGGGCACCGCATGACAGACGGAGAGAGTGGCAGAAGCTAGCCCAAGGTCCAGAGCTGGCAGAAGATGATGCTAACCTCTTACATAAACACATTGAAGTTGCTAATGGCCCAGCTTCACATTTTGAATCAAg ATCCCAGGCCTACGTGGACCACATTGACGGGTCGTATTCCCTTTCTGCCCTGCCCTACAGCCAGATGTCcgagctgctgagcagagccgAGGAGCGCGTGCTGGTGCGGCCCCacgagccgccgccgccgccccccatGCACGGCACCGCCGAGGCCAAGCCCGTGCCCCCCTGCGTCAG TTCTACTCCTGGCTTGGTAGAAAATCGTCCTCAGTCACCAGCAACAGGCAGAACACCGGTGTTTGTGAGccccactcctcctcctccaccaccGCCACCTCTCCCATCCGCCTTGTCGACTTCATCCTTAAGAGCTGCAATGACTTCCACCCCTCCACCCCCAGTCCCACCGCCACCACcccctcccacagctgctctgcaggcccCAGCTGTGCCGCCTCCGCCAGCTCCTCTCCAGATAGCTCCTGGAGTTCTTCATCCAGCTCCGCCTCCAGTGGCTCCTCCCCTAGCACAGCCCTCTCCCCCTGTCACCAGAGCCGCCCAGGTGTGCGAAGCTCTGCCTGTTCACCCGGTTCCTCCACAAGCTGAAGTTCAGGGACTTCCTCCACCACCCCCACCTCCTCCCCTGCCGCCTCCTGGCATCCGACCCTCCTCCCCTGTCACAGTTGCAAACCTCTCTCACCCTCCTCCTGTCCTGCACCCTCCTGCCACAACCATTGTCCCTGGCCCTCATGCACCCATAATGCCTCCGTCTCCACCATCCCAAGTGATTCCTGCTCCTGAGCCCAAACGCCATCCTTCAACTCTGCCTGTGATCAGTGATGCTAGGAGCGTTCTGCTGGAAGCAATACGGAAAG GCATTCAGCTCCGCAAAGTGGAGGAGCAGCGGGAGCAAGAAGCGAAGCACGAGCGCATTGAGAACGACGTCGCCACCATCCTCTCCCGTCGCATCGCTGTGGAGTACAGTGATTCAGAAGATGATTCAGAATTTGATGAAGTAGATTGGCTAGAGTAA
- the WASF1 gene encoding actin-binding protein WASF1 isoform X1, whose protein sequence is MPLVKRNIDPRHLCHTALPRGIKNELECVTNISLANIIRQLSSLSKYAEDIFGELFNEAHSFSFRVNSLQERVDRLSVSVTQLDPKEEELSLQDITMRKAFRSSTIQDQQLFDRKTLPIPLQETYDICEQPPPLNILTPYRDDGKEGLKFYTNPSYFFDLWKEKMLQDTEDKRKEKRKQKQKNLDRPHEPEKVPRAPHDRRREWQKLAQGPELAEDDANLLHKHIEVANGPASHFESRSQAYVDHIDGSYSLSALPYSQMSELLSRAEERVLVRPHEPPPPPPMHGTAEAKPVPPCVSSTPGLVENRPQSPATGRTPVFVSPTPPPPPPPPLPSALSTSSLRAAMTSTPPPPVPPPPPPPTAALQAPAVPPPPAPLQIAPGVLHPAPPPVAPPLAQPSPPVTRAAQVCEALPVHPVPPQAEVQGLPPPPPPPPLPPPGIRPSSPVTVANLSHPPPVLHPPATTIVPGPHAPIMPPSPPSQVIPAPEPKRHPSTLPVISDARSVLLEAIRKGIQLRKVEEQREQEAKHERIENDVATILSRRIAVEYSDSEDDSEFDEVDWLE, encoded by the exons GTAAATATGCTGAAGATATATTTGGTGAACTTTTCAATGAAGCACACAGTTTCTCATTTAGAGTCAACTCCTTACAGGAACGTGTAGATCGCTTGTCTGTCAGTGTTACACAACTTGATCCAAAGGAAGAGGAAT tgtcactgcaggacatTACCATGAGAAAAGCTTTCCGGAGCTCCACGATTCAAGACCAGCAGCTGTTTGACCGCAAAACTCTGCCAATTCCTTTGCAAGAAACTTATGACATTTGTGAGCAGCCTCCTCCGCTTAACATTCTCACCCCTTACAG GGATGATGGAAAAGAAGGTTTGAAGTTCTATACCAATCCTTCATATTTCTTTGAtctgtggaaggaaaaaatgttgcAGGACACAGaggacaaaagaaaagaaaagaggaagcaGAAG CAGAAAAATCTAGATCGCCCTCACGAACCAGAGAAAGTGCCAAGGGCACCGCATGACAGACGGAGAGAGTGGCAGAAGCTAGCCCAAGGTCCAGAGCTGGCAGAAGATGATGCTAACCTCTTACATAAACACATTGAAGTTGCTAATGGCCCAGCTTCACATTTTGAATCAAg ATCCCAGGCCTACGTGGACCACATTGACGGGTCGTATTCCCTTTCTGCCCTGCCCTACAGCCAGATGTCcgagctgctgagcagagccgAGGAGCGCGTGCTGGTGCGGCCCCacgagccgccgccgccgccccccatGCACGGCACCGCCGAGGCCAAGCCCGTGCCCCCCTGCGTCAG TTCTACTCCTGGCTTGGTAGAAAATCGTCCTCAGTCACCAGCAACAGGCAGAACACCGGTGTTTGTGAGccccactcctcctcctccaccaccGCCACCTCTCCCATCCGCCTTGTCGACTTCATCCTTAAGAGCTGCAATGACTTCCACCCCTCCACCCCCAGTCCCACCGCCACCACcccctcccacagctgctctgcaggcccCAGCTGTGCCGCCTCCGCCAGCTCCTCTCCAGATAGCTCCTGGAGTTCTTCATCCAGCTCCGCCTCCAGTGGCTCCTCCCCTAGCACAGCCCTCTCCCCCTGTCACCAGAGCCGCCCAGGTGTGCGAAGCTCTGCCTGTTCACCCGGTTCCTCCACAAGCTGAAGTTCAGGGACTTCCTCCACCACCCCCACCTCCTCCCCTGCCGCCTCCTGGCATCCGACCCTCCTCCCCTGTCACAGTTGCAAACCTCTCTCACCCTCCTCCTGTCCTGCACCCTCCTGCCACAACCATTGTCCCTGGCCCTCATGCACCCATAATGCCTCCGTCTCCACCATCCCAAGTGATTCCTGCTCCTGAGCCCAAACGCCATCCTTCAACTCTGCCTGTGATCAGTGATGCTAGGAGCGTTCTGCTGGAAGCAATACGGAAAG GCATTCAGCTCCGCAAAGTGGAGGAGCAGCGGGAGCAAGAAGCGAAGCACGAGCGCATTGAGAACGACGTCGCCACCATCCTCTCCCGTCGCATCGCTGTGGAGTACAGTGATTCAGAAGATGATTCAGAATTTGATGAAGTAGATTGGCTAGAGTAA